The nucleotide sequence AACGCTGGTGGCTGCAATTTCAACTCCTTTCTGCGCAGGACTGTAAGGTTTGTGGGTAAGACTGCCTCCCTGTCCCCACTCACAGAAGCAGTGCATGCTGGAGTTAAAACTAGATTTTCATTTTAGGGGATTGTCCAAATGTCCTGTAGGGTTAAAACTTTGACTTCAGGGTTATGGTATAGACCACAACCCTCAGTATTAGCCCCAGTAGGTCAGTGTCAGTGTGCCGTGGCTCAGTGCCGTGGCtcagtcctgtctgtgtccttTCCTCTCGTTGACAGGTGTCCACGTGTTTGGTCTGTGTGCTACAGCCCTGGTGACAGATGTGATCCAGCTGGCCACTGGCTACCATGCCCCCTTCTTCTTGACCGTCTGCAAGCCGAACTACACCATGCCAGGTGTATCCTGTGACTCCAACCCCTACATCACCCGGGACATCTGCGCAGGGTCCGACCAGCACGCCATTGTGTCTGCCAGGTACCTCGTATTACCCCCAAACCATTTCATGCCCATGAATCTTTCTAGACTGGTAATAAACAACTTATGATTTTGAGATTTCGTGACGCACAAAGGTTTAACTCGTGAGTTATTGAAATactgttctttaaaaatgtaggtggacactaaaaataaaataacagtccAGAAAAGCTTCATGTATATCCGCAGATATGCAGATGGAGCATGTGTTGCTGGTAGATTGCCAGGATTCTCTTTTGGGTGCTTCTAaacacagcttctttgctttctTCCTTCTTGTTTCGCGGCAGGAAGACATTCCCATCCCAGCATGCCACGCTGTCTGCCTTTGCTGCTGTGTATGTTTCAGTAAGTAccttgtctatctgtctgtctgtctgtctgcaatgtTACATAACAGCAAATACTAGATTAGCAATTTAGGTTATTTACATACAAAACAATTTTGTATGAAAATATAGTACGATTTAATATGATTTTCGGTAAGAAGTATTTCGTGAAGACATTGGAAGACTTTTAGTGGAAACATCATaagttcatttttgtatttttgtatgtacATAGGCATTTAAGTTAGAGATAAAATTGACAGTGAAATTGGCTCAAATTAATGACGTGCAACAAAAAATAAGTTATCAGTATTgtaatctaaaaagaaaaaaaatctttgttatTTCTAGGATTTTTAACATATGCTTATTAAGCTACCTAGCTGAGTTGTGTTTGGTGATTTCTgatctgagctgtgctgtgatTGGTGATTGCTGATCTGAGCTGTGATTAGTGATTGCTGTTTGCTGATCTGAACTGTGTTGTGATTGATGATGGCTGATTGGATCTGAGCTGTGATTGATGATTTCTGATTGCTGATTTCTGATTGCTGATCTGATCTGAGTTGGGATCGGTGATGGCTGATCTGAGCTGAGTTGGGATTGGTGATGGCTGATCTGAGCTGTGTTGTGATTGGTGATGGCTGATCTGAGCTGTGTTGTGATTGGTGATGGCTGATCTGAGCTGAGTTGGGATTGGTGATGGCTGATCTGATCTGAGTTGGGATTGGTAATAGCTGACCTGAGCTGTGTTGTGATTGCTGATCTATGCTGTGCTCTGATTGGTATTTGGGGTGTACTGACCCGGTTGTGAATGTGCTGTCTCCTCACAGATGTACTTTAACTCAACGATCTCTGACAGCACCAAGCTGCTGAAGCCCATGCTGGTGTTTGCATTCGCCATCGCGGCCGGACTCTGTGGACTCACGCAGATTACTCAGTACCGCAGTCACGCCATCGACGTCTACGTGGGCTTCTTCATCGGAGCTGGCATCGCTGCTTACCTGGTGAGAGCCCCCTATCCCAACAACCATGCACTTATACATAGAGATCTGTAATATCCTACTACAGGAGGACACAATTCCAGTCAGGTATCTGTGCCACCTGTACCCTAAATCCTTTAATTTAACACACTTAACCACCTCAATCAGTTCCTTATTTAATAATACAGATCTCACAGGCCAGatttgtgtgttagtgtgtgttttcTAGTTGGAAATGTATCCTTTTGAAATATATGTGATAACTAGGCTTGCTTCTTTTCAATTGTAATCGATAAAGCTTGTTAAacatcgaattccccaaaaatatgacataaatttatataggataaacattggtaaaaccactcgcaattttttttttcttaccaaaaataataatttaagaaatcctctctagtttgtgtagtttttatacttgctgtcagtcccgtctccgttctgctctgaatggctaggggtcgctgtcagtcaactcagtggttccttaataggctagtgtagtttcactgtcagtcatccTGTTCTGAAAGATCTCATTGGCTGAgacagtgctagaatgctctcatttgtttaaatgactgtcaatcatcaagactgactgtgcactttcatttgccagctacagcgcctgtcattcaaagcgcctactttgaaattagcaggttaaggtgtaggtgaGCTTTTGCTATTATAGGGATACAAGGTGACAGTTACtgctttgatttgaaaatggggagTAAGAAggaaacacttaatgaatattgtgcacattaCTCTgatcgacggctgaagtctccgcggcaggacgaagcgggccagtctgccttgcctctagtgagtccagctgtgcttaagcaGGAGAGGGGCAAAGCTCAGAATAATAAGCGTAAGTTTAGTTCTGTTCAGCTTTCTAATATTTTGTTCAGTGCATATTAtttaaatttatgctataaaggtctgtgtaatacactttatgtgctgcgttttctacactttatttgagacatttttttaatttgtgtaggatcttgatatctttacaaggtatagctccgctgtgaccaaacattatttcaattagaatgctggtaaccatggttttgttgcatgtcgaaTATGATAATGGGATTTCTCTAattgagacgtttctcaatggcataaaaagtctggggttttttttaagcataaaggtgaATTGAATTggtctgcttgaattgaaaaataaagattgaaaaaaacggtaaatttctttcaacaataaatgttcgatttggcaaaaaaataaaaatcgaatagtagcaagcctaatgaTAACACACACATTACACATATAGGGTCCATGTATTTTGGCCTCAAATTATTTTAAGTATTGCATGACTGCAATTTATTTTGAGTCGTTTTTGTTGCTAGTTTCACAATTTCCCTGTAGATAATTTCTACTTTCTTCAAAATAGGGCTTCAAAATTGCACTGCTCCTGTCAGCATTAACAATGTGTCCTAAATATGTTTTGAATCCACCCAGTCATCTGGTTAACAAATATTTAACTTAATCTGAACCAAAACCATCTCGCTGCAGGCCTTCCACGCCGTGGCAAACTTCAAATCCTCTGAGGACGCCTCTCCCTGCGTTCCCCAGCCGCCCCCCAAGGATGCCCTCCGTGCCCTGACTCAGCGAGGCCACGACTCTGTCTACCAGAAGAACCACCCGTCCGAGAGCACAGACGAACTGGCCGCCCCCCAGAGGATGCAGGGCCTGAATCGCCAGGTTCAGCGGGAGAAAGTGTCCCTGGGCAGCCTGAAGCGGGCCAGTGTAGATGTGGAGCTCCTTGCCCCCCGCAGCCCCATGGGCAAAGAGAACATGGTCACCTTCAGCAACACCCTGCCGCGGGTCCACACCCCTTCCACGGAGGACCCAGCCCGGCGCCACATGACCGTTCACGTGCCTGTCGACCCCCTGCGCTCCAAACAGCTGCTGTCGGAGTGGAAGCAGAAATCCATGGAGCTCCGAAGTGTCGGGCTGAGCTTAGGAGTGGATGAGGAGCGGGATGGGAGTTCAGAATGCTCCGATTCAGGAGATGATGTTGAAGAGGAGGACTTGGTAGTCCCATCTTCTTTGTATCCCACAGTCCAGGCTCGACCCAGTGCAGGCCCAGGAGCAAGGGTAGTGATCCCTCCCAGACCG is from Acipenser ruthenus chromosome 49, fAciRut3.2 maternal haplotype, whole genome shotgun sequence and encodes:
- the LOC117966276 gene encoding phospholipid phosphatase-related protein type 3-like, giving the protein MISPKDKPKKKPPKDSMTLLPCFYFVELPIVASSMVSLYFLELTDLLRPAQVGFRCHDRSLSMPYVDSGDELIPLLMLLSLAFAGPAASIMLGEGLVYCLQSRLKLRPRVEGSINAGGCNFNSFLRRTVRFVGVHVFGLCATALVTDVIQLATGYHAPFFLTVCKPNYTMPGVSCDSNPYITRDICAGSDQHAIVSARKTFPSQHATLSAFAAVYVSMYFNSTISDSTKLLKPMLVFAFAIAAGLCGLTQITQYRSHAIDVYVGFFIGAGIAAYLAFHAVANFKSSEDASPCVPQPPPKDALRALTQRGHDSVYQKNHPSESTDELAAPQRMQGLNRQVQREKVSLGSLKRASVDVELLAPRSPMGKENMVTFSNTLPRVHTPSTEDPARRHMTVHVPVDPLRSKQLLSEWKQKSMELRSVGLSLGVDEERDGSSECSDSGDDVEEEDLVVPSSLYPTVQARPSAGPGARVVIPPRPVAPQLVHIPEEAPPPSPKGCSGARAKWISIAEKTAAAVPAPTPSSLRAANQPRIMQVIAMSKQQGLISVTPKHSETSSSTSSSSDSPLYRPPSERDSSSIVTVDAHAPHHPIVHVSSGNGGPWEWKTAANNGGSASELKEAYELNDLNRECGRNYRPVKSVSPASSASDPDSELTTGHAELASESRSRESTLRRKTGTGISGQEREGIPIQTEQDPFYKKLQTGRRFKE